From the genome of Sporomusa sphaeroides DSM 2875:
CGTAGAGCCGCAATCAGAAACTGTCTGGCGCCAGGCTGACAAATACGGGGTTCCCCGTATGGCGTATGTAAATAAAATGGATATCACCGGCGCGGATTTCTACCGGGTTGTTGATATGATGAAAAGCCGTCTTGGTGCTAATGCGGTGCCGATTCAACTGCCAATAGGCTTTGAAGATACCTTCAAGGGCTTTGTGGACCTTGTTGAAATGAAAGCTGTTGTTTACACCGATGATCTGGGCAAGGTAAGCGAAGCTGCCGTAATCCCTGAAGATATGGCTGAAAATGTAGAGCTTTATCGGCAAAATCTCTTGGACGCAGTTGCTGAGAGCGATGATGAGCTGATGATGAAATACCTCGAAGGAGAAGAACTGACCCTCGAGGAAATCAAGGCAGCGATTCGTCGTGCCACCATTGCTTGTAAAATGACACCTGTAATTTGTGGTTCATCTTACAAAAACAAAGGTGTACAGCCGCTTTTGGATGCTGTTGTCGCCTATATGCCGGCACCGACTGATATCCCGGCCATTCAGGGTGTTAACCCTGACACCGGTGAAGCAGATGAACGTGCAGCTGACGATAGCCTGCCGTTCTCGGCATTGGCCTTTAAGATTATGGCTGACCCCTATGTTGGTAAGCTGGCATTCTTCAGAGTGTATTCCGGTCAGTTGGCCTCCGGTTCCTATGTGTATAACTCAACAAAAGGCAAACGTGAGCGCATTGGCCGTATTCTCCAGATGCACGCTAATCACCGGGAAGAGATTGAAATCGTTTACACCGGCGACATTGCTGCTGCCGTAGGGCTTAAAGACACCACCACCGGTGATACGCTCTGTGACGATAAAAACATCATTATTCTGGAATCTATGGTTTTCCCTGACCCGGTTATCTCGATAGCTGTTGAACCGAAAACCAAAGCTGACCAGGAAAAAATGGGTGTGGCCCTTAATCGTCTGGCTGAAGAAGATCCTACCTTCAAAATGCACACTGATCAGGAGACTGGACAGACCATTATTTCCGGTATGGGTGAACTTCATCTTGACATTATTGTTGACCGGATGCTTAGGGAATTTAAGGTGGGTTGCAACGTCGGCAAACCTCAGGTTGCTTACCGTGAGACCATCCGTAAAGCCGTTAAAGCAGAAGGCAAATTTGTCCGTCAGTCCGGCGGCCGTGGTCAATATGGCCATTGCTGGCTGGAAATAGAGCCGCTTGAGCCCGGCCAAGGATTTATCTTTGAAAACAAAGTTGTCGGTGGTGCTATTCCTAAAGAATACATCAACCCGATTGAAGCCGGTATTAAAGAAGCTATGGAAACCGGCGTATCAGCCGGCTATCCGATGGTTGATATTAAGGTAACCGTTGTTGACGGTTCTTACCATGATGTTGACTCCTCGGAAATGGCTTTCAAAATTGCTGGTTCAATGGGCTTTAAAGCCGGTGCAGCCAAAGCTGGTCCGGTTATCCTGGAGCCATACGCGAAAGTGGAAGTTATTGTGCCGGAAGATTACATGGGTGATGTTATCGGCGACTTAAACTCCCGCCGCGGCCGGATCGAAGGCATGGAAGCACGCTCAGGCGCTCAATCCATTAAAGCCTTTG
Proteins encoded in this window:
- the fusA gene encoding elongation factor G, whose product is MARKFPLEKTRNIGIMAHIDAGKTTTTERILFYTGKVHKIGEVHDGAATMDWMVQEQERGITITSAATTAQWDGHRINIIDTPGHVDFTVEVERSLRVLDGSVAVFCAKGGVEPQSETVWRQADKYGVPRMAYVNKMDITGADFYRVVDMMKSRLGANAVPIQLPIGFEDTFKGFVDLVEMKAVVYTDDLGKVSEAAVIPEDMAENVELYRQNLLDAVAESDDELMMKYLEGEELTLEEIKAAIRRATIACKMTPVICGSSYKNKGVQPLLDAVVAYMPAPTDIPAIQGVNPDTGEADERAADDSLPFSALAFKIMADPYVGKLAFFRVYSGQLASGSYVYNSTKGKRERIGRILQMHANHREEIEIVYTGDIAAAVGLKDTTTGDTLCDDKNIIILESMVFPDPVISIAVEPKTKADQEKMGVALNRLAEEDPTFKMHTDQETGQTIISGMGELHLDIIVDRMLREFKVGCNVGKPQVAYRETIRKAVKAEGKFVRQSGGRGQYGHCWLEIEPLEPGQGFIFENKVVGGAIPKEYINPIEAGIKEAMETGVSAGYPMVDIKVTVVDGSYHDVDSSEMAFKIAGSMGFKAGAAKAGPVILEPYAKVEVIVPEDYMGDVIGDLNSRRGRIEGMEARSGAQSIKAFVPISEMFGYATDLRSKTQGRGNYSMEFDHYEEVPKNIAEVISAKNK